In Mytilus edulis chromosome 7, xbMytEdul2.2, whole genome shotgun sequence, a single genomic region encodes these proteins:
- the LOC139481938 gene encoding uncharacterized protein, giving the protein MATSFQNCGVCELRHITNPSIVWCTECDEGLCTECQEHHSLSKASRRHSVIPITGYQKLPTNLLKVTQYCSKHNEKYQIYCQMHESPCCSKCIVEDHKDCQDIVNLDDVIHNVKTSNALLEIEDTLVEAAENIQKIRQHQQNNLSTLYEKRKEIENEIKNIRIKINSHLDKLQEDLLKQLYSIEEKENLKICQLLSKLENKEKEIKEYQRNIMNIKQQATDLQVFLSMKQIKEGVYSKGIFLHSIIEGEEGHCFSYEINPSIQNIMSDIESFGEVNIEAKPCDIVLTKKKAKQAQVMVPQLTVQSRSIRNIKLTIHKIINTKENVFSCCILPDDRTVFTFFIESTVKVFNNKGLKGFKVKMPCEPFDIVYISQDNTLAVTSGGSAKNCITIIDLARKKIRKIITLDSHNYGIALKDNRLIYSGYDKGICMINMYDESTRDIHDIVKDAMPSESYIATLRDNIYYTNNVTNVVTCCNLKGEIQWTFQNESVLKSPRGIDVDSDGNVYVVGILSNNVVVISPDGQLHSEILTAADGLNRPSSLHYSEPRNQLLVAGYNDKAHLFDFI; this is encoded by the coding sequence ATGGCGACGTCATTTCAAAACTGTGGTGTATGTGAACTCCGTCACATCACAAATCCATCCATTGTCTGGTGTACAGAATGTGACGAGGGACTATGTACAGAATGCCAGGAACATCATAGTTTATCTAAGGCATCTAGGAGGCATAGTGTGATACCGATTACCGGTTACCAGAAATTACCAACTAATCTTCTGAAAGTTACTCAGTACTGTAGCAAACACAATGAAAAGTATCAAATTTATTGCCAGATGCATGAAAGTCCCTGCTGCAGCAAGTGTATTGTTGAGGACCATAAAGATTGCCAGGATATCGTCAATTTAGATGACGTCATTCATAATGTCAAAACCTCCAATGCCCTACTCGAGATAGAGGACACATTAGTTGAAGCAgcagaaaatatacagaaaattcgCCAGCACCAACAGAACAATCTGTCGACTTTATATGAAAAGAGAaaggaaattgaaaatgaaataaagaatattAGAATAAAGATCAACAGTCATCTCGATAAACTACAAGAAGATTTATTGAAACAACTCTATTCGAtcgaagaaaaagaaaacttgaaAATTTGTCAGTTATTGTCAAAattagaaaacaaagaaaaagaaataaaagaatacCAAAGAAATATTATGAACATCAAGCAACAAGCAACAGACCTTCAAGTGTTTCTTTCCATGAAGCAAATAAAAGAAGGCGTATATAGCAAAGGTATATTTCTGCACTCGATTATAGAAGGCGAGGAGGGACATTGTTTTTCATATGAGATCAACCCCTCTATCCAGAATATCATGTCCGATATCGAAAGTTTCGGAGAGGTGAATATTGAAGCTAAACCTTGCGATATAGTTCTGACcaaaaaaaaggccaaacaagCCCAAGTGATGGTACCACAATTAACCGTTCAATCAAGATCCATTAGAAATATAAAGCTAACGATACACAAGATCATTAACACTAAAGAAAATGTCTTCAGCTGTTGCATACTACCTGATGATAGAACGGTGTTTACTTTCTTCATTGAATCGACAGTAAAGGTATTCAACAATAAAGGATTAAAAGGCTTTAAGGTGAAGATGCCGTGTGAACCTTTTGATATAGTGTACATCAGTCAGGATAATACATTGGCTGTTACATCTGGAGGTTCAGCGAAAAATTGTATTACCATTATAGACTTGGcgagaaaaaaaatcaggaagATAATTACACTGGATTCGCATAATTATGGAATAGCACTGAAAGATAATCGATTGATTTATTCCGGTTACGACAAAGGTATATGCATGATCAATATGTACGACGAGTCAACGcgtgacatacatgacatagttaAAGATGCAATGCCAAGTGAAAGTTACATTGCAACATTAAGGGACAATATATATTATACTAACAACGTCACAAACGTTGTAACGTGCTGTAATCTAAAAGGTGAAATACAATGGACATTCCAAAATGAAAGCGTTCTGAAGAGTCCTCGGGGTATAGATGTAGATAGTGATGGTAATGTGTACGTGGTAGGGATATTGTCAAACAATGTTGTAGTTATCTCCCCTGACGGACAACTACATAGTGAAATATTGACAGCAGCAGATGGTCTAAATAGACCTTCCTCGCTTCATTATAGTGAACCAAGGAACCAGTTGCTAGTTGCAGGCTACAATGACAAGGctcatttgtttgattttatttga